The Sphingomonas carotinifaciens genomic sequence GCGAGATCCTCCACCGCGACCAGCGACAGGCGACCGGGTGGCGGCAGCAGGGCGAGGCCGCGCCGCGCCAGGCGGAACATGTCGCGCATCTCGGTATCGCCGGGGCCATAGACGCCGGTGGGGCGGACGATCGTCCAGTCCCGGTCGCTTTCCTCCACGAGCGTCTCCGCCTCGCGCTTGGACCAGCCATAGTTGGACAGTTGCGGCTCGCGTGCGGAGAGCGAGGAGACATGGACGAAGCGGGCGACGCCGGCGGCGCGCGCGGCGGCGAGCATCGCGGCGGTGCCGTCGATATTGCCGGCCGCGAAGCCCGCGCGATCGGGCGCGTTGACGACGCCGGCGATGTGGAGAACGGCATCCGCGCCGCCAGCCAGCGTCGCCAGCGTGTCGGGGCGGTCGAGCGCGCCCTCCACCCAGGTCACGCCGTCCTGCGGCGGTTGCGGACGGCGGGTGAGGGCGCGGACCCGGTGGCCGCGGCCAA encodes the following:
- a CDS encoding NAD-dependent epimerase/dehydratase family protein, which translates into the protein MILGVTGATGFVGRVVVEQALGRGHRVRALTRRPQPPQDGVTWVEGALDRPDTLATLAGGADAVLHIAGVVNAPDRAGFAAGNIDGTAAMLAAARAAGVARFVHVSSLSAREPQLSNYGWSKREAETLVEESDRDWTIVRPTGVYGPGDTEMRDMFRLARRGLALLPPPGRLSLVAVEDLARLIVALGLTPGPPAVLEVDDGAVLTHADLARLIGRAVGTRVLPMHLPAALLRLGARLDRRFRGAGAKLTPDRVGYLCHPDWTADPARRPDPSLWTPAIATADGLAATARWYRDAGLL